Sequence from the Cyanobacteria bacterium GSL.Bin1 genome:
GCATCCGTTCCAATTAAGCCCGTTGGTCCATGTTGTTCCGTTGAACCAATGGGAATAATAATGCCTCGGGACTGTTCTAAGTACTGTTCCACTTCTTGCCAAGTCTGTAAGTGCAGCAACATAAGCAATGCGATTGATTAATTTCTAGTCAACTCCACTTTAAACCTTAAAAAAACGAATATTTTCCCTAAACTGTCCCATTTTGAGATATATGTTAGCTAGAGCGTCCAAAACATAATGGAGTCTTATGCTGTCTCTTGATATACCAAAAGCTTCTCCCAGTCAGGAATTTACCCAATCTGCCCGTATCCTGGTGGTAGAAGATGAAGACTTAATTCGAGAAATGTTGGTTCTCTCCTTACAAGAAGAAGGGTACGAAGTTTCCATTGCTACTGATGGACGCACCGCTTCTAACCTATTACAAACAGAAGAACCCAGCAGCTCAGAATTTCCTTATGACCTCATTGTTTTAGATTTAATGCTACCCCAGATTAATGGGTTAGATATTTGTCGTTGGTTGCGCTATCAAGGCAACATTGTGCCCGTCCTGATCTTAAGTGCTAAAGCCAGTGAAACCGACCGTGTTTTGGGTTTAGAAGTCGGTGCCGATGATTATATTACTAAGCCTTTTAGTATGCCCGAGTTTATTGCTCGCTGTCGGGCGTTATTACGAAGACAACGGTTTAGTAGCCTCCCGCAAACGCCAGTTCTGCAATACCAAGATATTACCCTCTTTCCCCAAGAATGTCGGGTCACGGTTCGCGGTGAAGAAATCAGTCTTTCCCCAAAAGAATTTAGATTGCTGGAATTATTTATCAGTTCTCCGCGTCGCGTTTGGTCAAGAGAACAACTGATCGAACAAATTTGGGGTCCCGATTTTCTCGGTGATACAAAAACAGTTGATGTTCATATTCGCTGGTTGCGAGAAAAATTAGAACCCGATCCTTCTCAGCCCACTTATATTGTTACTGTACGCGGGTTTGGCTATCGGTTTGGTTAAGCGTAAGCAATCGTTGTCAGCGATCAAAAATCATCTCATCTCAACTGTCTAGAGAGCGGTTATCCTTTAACACAGAGGATCGATTCGATTATTCAAACCTTCATGACTCTCACCCTACTCTTGACCTTTGCGATCGGCTTAACCGTTGGACTGCTCATTAGTTATCTCCAAAGACGTTCTTCACAAAAAACATTACGTCAACTTTTAAAGGATTTGTCCGGTCACTCTCCAGACAATATCTCTTTACCGCTGAGTAATCGTTTACGACGAGAAATTCTGCGCATCCAAGGTCATGCGAATCAGTTACAAACTCAACTCGATATTTGGCAAGATTTAATTGATGTTGCCCCTATTGGTTATATCCAAGTTGATGGAGAAAATCAGTTATTATGGTGTAATCGACAAGCGCAACAACTGCTTCGGCTAGATCGCTGGCAGCCGGGTCAAGTCCGCCTCCTTCTAGAATTAGTCCGTTCTTATGAACTCGACCAACTCATTGAAGAAACGCGCCACAACAAACAGCCTCAAACCCAAGAATGGGTTTTCCATACCACCGAAATTTCTCCTGAAACTACGACTCAATCGCAATCGTCTAATCAAACCTTTACCCTTTCTGTTGCTCTCAAAGGCTCAAGTTATCCACTACCGGAAGATGGGGTGGGTGTCTTCTTAGAAAATCAACAACCCCTAGTTGAACTATCACAACGCTCTGATCGTCT
This genomic interval carries:
- a CDS encoding response regulator, whose amino-acid sequence is MLSLDIPKASPSQEFTQSARILVVEDEDLIREMLVLSLQEEGYEVSIATDGRTASNLLQTEEPSSSEFPYDLIVLDLMLPQINGLDICRWLRYQGNIVPVLILSAKASETDRVLGLEVGADDYITKPFSMPEFIARCRALLRRQRFSSLPQTPVLQYQDITLFPQECRVTVRGEEISLSPKEFRLLELFISSPRRVWSREQLIEQIWGPDFLGDTKTVDVHIRWLREKLEPDPSQPTYIVTVRGFGYRFG